The Candidatus Nitrosymbiomonas proteolyticus genome has a segment encoding these proteins:
- a CDS encoding ribose-phosphate pyrophosphokinase, whose translation MGIEMASAQRSAVEMSSRREELEGMKLFAGNANRELANRVAEYLDIDLGRLTATRFSDGEIRVLVDESARGNDVFLLQPTCHPVNDSLMELLIMLDAFRRASARRITVVMPYFGYARQDKKIKPREPITARLVADLIQVAGAHRVVCVDLHAEQIMGFFDIPVDHLYAGPILGRHMIDQHLQEQDIVVVSPDVAGVTRARALAEMLNSPLAIIAKRRPEPNKVDIVEIIGDVEGKRCIMIDDMIDTGGSIIQGAEALLKRGAVDVMASCTHPVFSGNAAQRLQDSVISQVITLDTIPIPSERQFPKLTVLQIAPLVAEAIRRIHLNVSVSSLFNEWR comes from the coding sequence ATGGGCATCGAAATGGCGTCGGCGCAAAGAAGCGCAGTCGAAATGAGTTCTCGCAGGGAGGAACTTGAGGGCATGAAGCTGTTCGCTGGAAACGCGAACCGCGAGTTGGCGAACCGGGTGGCCGAGTATCTCGACATCGATTTGGGACGCCTGACCGCCACGCGTTTTAGCGATGGGGAGATTCGGGTTTTGGTGGATGAAAGCGCGCGCGGCAACGACGTTTTCCTCCTTCAGCCCACCTGCCACCCGGTCAACGATTCCCTGATGGAACTCTTGATCATGCTCGATGCGTTTCGTCGGGCTTCGGCCAGGAGGATCACCGTGGTCATGCCCTACTTCGGCTACGCGCGGCAGGACAAGAAGATCAAACCCCGCGAGCCGATCACCGCGAGGCTCGTGGCCGACCTCATTCAAGTCGCAGGAGCCCATCGAGTGGTGTGCGTAGACCTCCACGCCGAACAGATCATGGGCTTCTTCGACATTCCCGTCGACCACCTTTATGCGGGTCCGATTCTCGGCCGCCACATGATCGACCAGCACCTTCAAGAGCAGGACATCGTGGTGGTGAGCCCGGACGTCGCGGGAGTCACCCGAGCGCGGGCCCTTGCGGAGATGCTCAATTCTCCCCTCGCCATCATCGCCAAACGGCGGCCCGAGCCCAACAAGGTGGACATCGTCGAGATCATCGGTGACGTGGAAGGCAAGCGGTGCATCATGATCGACGATATGATCGATACCGGGGGCTCGATCATCCAAGGGGCCGAGGCGCTATTGAAGCGAGGGGCGGTTGACGTCATGGCTTCCTGCACCCACCCGGTGTTCAGCGGAAACGCGGCGCAGCGCCTTCAAGACAGCGTCATTTCGCAGGTGATCACCCTGGACACGATCCCGATTCCCAGCGAGCGGCAGTTCCCCAAGCTAACGGTGCTTCAGATCGCTCCGCTCGTCGCCGAGGCGATTCGCAGAATCCATCTGAACGTTTCGGTGAGCAGTCTTTTCAATGAGTGGCGATAA
- a CDS encoding UDP-N-acetylglucosamine pyrophosphorylase/glucosamine-1-phosphate N-acetyltransferase, producing MKSDRPKALFEVCGAPMAELVGRAMQGAGADRPVVVIGVCGEEVQGALGEAYDYAWQREQRGTGHAAASASDALKDFDGPVFVAAGDVPLLTPDVFQQLLSRHDEAQAQCTLAVVELDDPTGYGRVIRDDSGRPVRIAEERDASEAERKIREVCVSVYCFDAKTLFRLLPSLSTDNAQGEQYLTDMVEAVAGSGGRVETCFFEEAWLFQGVNDRWQLAQAELALRQRILRRLCEDGVSVVDPATTYVAVDVEVGRDTVLEPMTSIGRGCKIGKNCRIGPSTTIRESTLGDRCVVLMSHLNGAWLENDVRCGPFANLRPGARLHSKSRVGNFVEVKNASLGVAASASHLAYLGDATIGASANIGAGTICCNFDGFQKNRTTIGENAFVGSNTTLIAPVSVGEGAIVAAGSVISHDVPPDSLAIARGQEVIKEQWASKWRRRKEAQSK from the coding sequence ATGAAGTCGGACAGACCCAAGGCGCTTTTCGAGGTTTGCGGCGCGCCTATGGCGGAACTCGTCGGCAGGGCGATGCAAGGAGCAGGAGCGGACCGACCTGTGGTGGTCATCGGCGTGTGCGGTGAGGAGGTTCAAGGGGCGCTTGGCGAAGCGTACGACTACGCGTGGCAACGCGAGCAGCGCGGCACCGGCCATGCGGCAGCGTCGGCCTCGGACGCCTTGAAGGACTTCGACGGACCGGTCTTCGTGGCCGCCGGAGACGTTCCCCTGCTCACGCCCGACGTATTCCAACAGCTCCTTTCCCGCCACGACGAAGCCCAAGCCCAATGTACGCTTGCAGTAGTTGAACTCGACGATCCGACCGGGTATGGCAGGGTGATTCGAGACGACTCGGGCCGTCCGGTTCGCATCGCGGAAGAACGCGACGCGAGCGAGGCGGAGCGGAAGATTCGAGAGGTTTGCGTGAGCGTCTATTGCTTCGACGCAAAGACCCTTTTTCGGCTCCTCCCTTCCCTCTCGACCGACAACGCTCAGGGCGAGCAGTACCTGACCGACATGGTTGAGGCGGTCGCGGGTTCCGGAGGCCGGGTCGAGACCTGCTTTTTCGAAGAAGCATGGCTGTTCCAAGGTGTGAACGACCGCTGGCAGCTAGCGCAAGCCGAGCTTGCTCTTCGGCAACGCATCCTGAGGCGCCTCTGTGAGGACGGGGTCAGCGTGGTGGACCCGGCTACGACGTATGTTGCGGTGGATGTCGAAGTCGGGCGCGATACGGTATTGGAGCCGATGACTTCGATCGGCAGGGGTTGCAAGATCGGCAAGAACTGCCGAATCGGCCCCTCGACGACGATTCGCGAATCGACCCTCGGCGATCGCTGCGTCGTATTGATGAGCCACCTCAACGGCGCGTGGCTCGAAAACGACGTGCGATGTGGTCCCTTTGCCAACCTCCGACCCGGCGCCCGGCTCCATTCGAAGTCCCGCGTCGGCAACTTCGTCGAGGTCAAAAACGCCAGCCTCGGCGTGGCCGCGAGCGCCTCGCACCTGGCCTATCTCGGCGACGCGACGATCGGGGCTTCCGCCAACATTGGCGCGGGCACGATCTGCTGCAATTTCGACGGTTTTCAGAAGAATCGCACAACGATAGGGGAAAACGCGTTCGTCGGGTCGAATACGACTCTGATTGCGCCGGTTTCTGTGGGGGAGGGAGCTATTGTGGCGGCCGGAAGCGTCATTAGTCACGACGTCCCTCCCGATTCGCTCGCGATAGCAAGAGGGCAAGAGGTGATCAAGGAGCAATGGGCATCGAAATGGCGTCGGCGCAAAGAAGCGCAGTCGAAATGA
- a CDS encoding uracil phosphoribosyltransferase has product MKLTVLDHPLAGHLMSDLRDVSTPPERFRQICRALTTLLILEATKSLLTENSQVQTPLEVAPTRILGQGLAAVPVLRAGLGMLEPVTELFPDVAVGYIGLERNEQTAIARSYYCKLPSFEGRFAICLDPMLATGGSASQALSLMKSQGATDLTMVCVVAAPEGVEKLNADHPEVRIVAAALDRTLNDQKYILPGLGDFGDRLYGTL; this is encoded by the coding sequence ATGAAGCTCACAGTGCTCGATCACCCTCTTGCGGGCCACCTGATGTCGGACCTGAGGGATGTATCGACGCCTCCGGAGAGGTTTCGGCAAATTTGCCGGGCACTCACGACGTTGCTGATTCTGGAGGCGACGAAGTCACTCCTGACCGAGAACTCGCAAGTGCAGACGCCTCTGGAAGTCGCGCCCACTCGCATCCTTGGCCAAGGGCTTGCGGCCGTCCCGGTTCTTCGCGCGGGACTGGGAATGCTCGAGCCTGTGACGGAGCTGTTTCCCGACGTGGCGGTGGGCTATATCGGGCTCGAACGCAACGAGCAAACCGCCATCGCCCGCAGCTATTACTGCAAACTGCCCAGCTTCGAGGGCAGGTTCGCGATTTGTCTCGACCCGATGCTGGCGACGGGCGGCTCCGCGTCGCAAGCGCTTTCCCTTATGAAGTCGCAGGGGGCCACGGACCTGACGATGGTGTGCGTCGTCGCCGCGCCGGAGGGAGTCGAGAAGCTGAACGCGGACCACCCGGAGGTTCGGATCGTCGCAGCGGCTTTGGATCGCACCCTGAACGACCAGAAGTACATCTTGCCGGGGTTAGGCGATTTCGGCGATAGGCTGTATGGAACCTTGTGA
- a CDS encoding alkyl hydroperoxide reductase, producing MKTGILAILAVSSLFVVAAFRSSESTPASAFTLTSSKGKSINLTDFKGKWVVLEWWNYQCPFVQKHYNSGNMQKTQKQLTDKGVVWLTICSSAPGKQGHVSGEQAEKILADLKGNATHVLFDPEGKVGKMYNAKTTPQMVLISPDKQEVLYNGAIDDIRSANIADIAKAENLILRAYNEASNGKAVSIPYKEPYGCNVKYP from the coding sequence ATGAAAACAGGGATCCTAGCCATCTTAGCCGTATCGTCATTGTTCGTCGTGGCGGCGTTCCGCTCGTCAGAATCGACCCCTGCATCCGCCTTCACGCTCACTTCCAGCAAGGGCAAGTCCATCAATCTGACGGATTTCAAGGGCAAGTGGGTCGTGCTCGAATGGTGGAACTACCAATGCCCGTTTGTGCAGAAGCACTACAACAGCGGCAATATGCAGAAGACCCAAAAGCAGCTCACAGACAAAGGAGTCGTGTGGCTGACGATCTGTTCGTCGGCCCCGGGCAAGCAGGGCCACGTTTCGGGTGAGCAGGCCGAAAAGATTCTTGCGGACCTGAAGGGCAACGCCACGCACGTGCTGTTCGACCCCGAGGGGAAGGTTGGCAAGATGTACAACGCCAAAACCACTCCCCAGATGGTTCTGATCTCGCCGGACAAGCAAGAGGTCCTGTACAACGGAGCCATCGACGATATTCGTTCGGCGAACATAGCCGACATCGCCAAGGCCGAGAACTTGATTCTCCGCGCCTACAACGAAGCCTCCAACGGCAAGGCCGTCAGCATCCCTTACAAGGAGCCTTACGGCTGCAACGTCAAGTATCCGTAG
- a CDS encoding thiol-disulfide interchange protein → MKRALVIALFGLIAGSWAQDVENARCDVELLLERTTVAPGEAFWVGVRFRIEPQWHIYWLNPGDSGIPTTLQWELPPGFAAGPIEWPTPLAFRSSGITSYGYANDVILLTKITVAADAAIGRSELAANVGWLICKENCMVGSAEVSRRVEVAEKTGPKGPESRWLESVAEKLPVSGKVAAGFTEDPTSISLDFRGVPDPAEIVSVKFFSQTSQVIDYSGEQKMTVREGEVQVSIPKSQFFEETPKVLKGVLYVRWKSGRSAAYAIEAKIPGGYE, encoded by the coding sequence ATGAAGAGGGCTTTGGTGATCGCTCTGTTCGGGCTCATTGCTGGGTCGTGGGCGCAAGACGTCGAGAACGCCAGGTGCGATGTCGAGTTGCTCCTCGAACGGACGACGGTCGCTCCGGGCGAGGCGTTTTGGGTGGGAGTGCGATTCCGCATCGAGCCCCAATGGCACATCTATTGGCTCAATCCCGGCGACTCGGGCATTCCGACGACCCTCCAGTGGGAGTTGCCTCCGGGGTTCGCCGCTGGGCCCATCGAATGGCCCACTCCCCTGGCCTTTCGGTCGTCGGGGATCACGAGCTACGGCTACGCCAACGACGTGATTCTGTTGACGAAAATCACCGTCGCAGCCGACGCCGCGATTGGAAGAAGCGAGCTGGCGGCGAACGTGGGCTGGTTGATCTGCAAAGAGAATTGCATGGTGGGGTCGGCGGAAGTCTCGCGCCGGGTCGAAGTAGCCGAGAAAACAGGCCCCAAGGGTCCTGAGTCGCGCTGGCTCGAATCCGTCGCGGAGAAGCTCCCGGTTTCGGGAAAGGTCGCGGCCGGTTTCACGGAGGACCCGACGTCCATCTCGCTGGACTTCCGAGGAGTTCCCGATCCCGCAGAGATCGTGTCCGTGAAGTTCTTTTCCCAGACGTCCCAAGTCATCGATTACAGCGGAGAGCAGAAAATGACGGTGCGGGAGGGTGAGGTTCAGGTCAGCATCCCCAAGAGTCAGTTTTTTGAAGAAACTCCGAAAGTGCTCAAGGGCGTATTGTATGTTAGATGGAAGTCGGGCCGATCGGCGGCCTACGCCATCGAAGCCAAAATACCGGGAGGGTACGAATGA
- a CDS encoding 27 kDa antigen Cfp30B, whose protein sequence is MKMSDQNDQHALAEGRAFPWHELYAPNIDQALQFYVDALGFGITEMDMGTGSMYKMLTVDGKAVAGSMDTNSPDMQGVPPHWSVFMTVDDVDARLAKCLELGAKVVVPIMEVPTVGRMTLIADPAGAHIWLYQPAYAKDRRLS, encoded by the coding sequence ATGAAAATGTCAGACCAAAACGATCAACATGCGCTGGCCGAGGGGCGCGCTTTCCCTTGGCACGAGCTGTACGCTCCGAACATCGACCAGGCGCTCCAATTCTACGTGGATGCGCTCGGCTTTGGGATCACGGAAATGGACATGGGCACGGGCAGCATGTACAAGATGCTGACGGTCGACGGCAAAGCAGTCGCGGGCTCGATGGATACGAACAGCCCCGACATGCAGGGCGTTCCTCCCCACTGGTCCGTGTTCATGACCGTCGATGACGTCGACGCGCGGCTCGCGAAGTGCCTGGAGCTTGGGGCGAAGGTGGTGGTTCCGATCATGGAGGTGCCGACGGTCGGCCGAATGACCTTGATTGCGGACCCAGCAGGCGCGCACATCTGGCTCTATCAACCCGCTTACGCGAAGGATCGGAGATTGTCTTGA